The proteins below come from a single Maylandia zebra isolate NMK-2024a linkage group LG23, Mzebra_GT3a, whole genome shotgun sequence genomic window:
- the LOC143415076 gene encoding uncharacterized protein LOC143415076 codes for MITRPSEDDALEVETAKNKLRPLNQLLNEPETASMSLEQLLERCKLTHAEYQRYLNKMNMRSTIILKRDPKDSWINGYNPHLLEAWNSNIDISFVLDAFGAANYLMKYISKKEGGLSEYLKTVIENSHKDSVNECDEMRAVMQAYSKKREISAQECVARACGLHMKQCSRAVIFIPTDDNPVKMSRPLSVLDNTTPESSNVWMTSLNDKYKARPETPEYEEMCMADFAATCRIVYGQQKKGKDVLPLLNEMGFVQRRKNDKPAIIRFHRCSQEKHPEQYYGRLLKLYLPHRSDHELKTPSLPTYQAFYGAGCVQLPGTDHLEYVQHIVKRNREKYEKNSEEIESAVEEYEQNRGVTDEWCNLAPESDLVRLPLVEQERERDNENEQEDVPDYSRQADASTEVRAIREPPAIDPTLLRQMFQNLNKKQACIFYAVRDWCIKRVCALNPEQFFFYINGGAGTGKSHLIKCIYSEASKILSKVPRYADDVDISKPTVLLTAFTGTAAFNISGTTLHSLLKLPRSLKPPIQGLGNQLDEVRSELLNAEIIVIDEVSMVSRHLFAYVDARLKQIKGTRRPFGGMSVIAVGDFYQLPPVRQSKPLCVHDPSEIDLWREHFQMITLTEIMRQKDDVVFAEMLNRIRVKGKLDELCEADRNLLSQAITEPAHCPTDALHIFATNKEVDAHNSATLALLHTHIIDIHADDYRKDPRTGRMALQDRPLKGGKNELPDTLKVAEGARVMLTRNIDIQNGLVNGAFGILLRVVHSENDQHIIKLGLKMDNETSGKNNRTPADDMVYIERAEENLKQKGVVRRQFPVKLAFACTIHKVQGMTTTSAVVSLKSIFEPGMAYVAVSRVTSLSGLYLLDMEEKKIFTNPEITAALENMRQANLDDMMPLLHVRQTLSRSEVFTIVHHNTEGLPAHINDIKSHHELCLADVLCLTETHLRGSFVAESLHLENYNLFKRNRHLSYTNFPQMANRSGGGVAVYVKSDIQVHEKQYIHNVTDLEFLALKVEAPVSALIAVVYRPPDYTLRPFLKNLS; via the exons atgatcacaagacccagtgaggatgatgcactggaagtagaaacagcaaagaacaagctcagaccactgaaccagctgctgaatgaacctgaaactgcttccatgagtttagagcagctcttggaaagatgcaagttgacacatgcagaatatcagagatacctgaataaaatgaacatgaggagtacgatcatactaaagcgtgatccaaaagactcttggataaacggctataatccacatctgcttgaagcctggaacagtaatatcgacataagctttgttttagatgcttttggtgctgcaaattatttaatgaaatatatatcaaaaaaagagggcgggctatctgagtacctgaaaactgtcattgagaactcccataaagacagtgtaaatgagtgcgatgaaatgagagccgtcatgcaggcatattcaaagaagcgagagatcagtgcacaggagtgtgttgctcgtgcatgtggtcttcacatgaagcaatgctcacgtgctgtaatattcattccaactgatgataatcctgtgaaaatgagtcgtcccctgtcagttctggacaacacaacacctgagtcttccaatgtttggatgacatctttgaatgacaaatacaaagccagacctgaaacaccagagtatgaggagatgtgcatggcagactttgctgctacttgcaggattgtctatggccaacagaaaaaaggtaaagatgttTTGCCCCTTCTCAATGAGATGGGGTTTGTGCAAAGGCGCAAAAATGATAagcctgctatcatcagatttcaccgctgctcacaagaaaaacatccagagcaatattacggaagactgcttaaactgtaccttcctcatcgttcagaccacgaactgaaaacaccatcGTTGCCAACCTATCAGGCTTTCTATGGTGCTGGCTGTGTACAGCTACCAGGTACTGACCATCTTGAGTACGTGCAACACattgtcaaaagaaacagagaaaaatatgagaaaaacagtgaggagatcgagagcgctgttgaggaatatgagcagaacagaggtgtgactgacgaatggtgtaatctggcacctgaatcagatctcgtaaggttgccacttgttgaacaagaaagagagcgagacaatgaaaatgaacaggaagatgtgcccgactacagccgtcaggctgatgcttcaacagaagtcagagccatcagggaaccccctgctattgatcccacattgttacgtcagatgtttcagaatctgaacaagaagcaagcctgcatattttatgcagttagagactggtgcattaaaagagtctgtgctctaaatccagagcagtttttcttttatattaatggtggtgctggaacaggaaaatcacatcttatcaaatgcatctactcagaagcatctaagatactgagcaaagtgcccagatatgcagacgacgttgacatatcaaaacccactgtcctgttaactgctttcactgggactgcagcttttaacatttctggaacaacactgcattctcttctcaagctgcctagaagcttaaaacctcccattcagggacttggcaatcagctggatgaagtcagatcagaacttttgaatgctgaaataatcgtcattgacgaagtgtctatggtgtcaagacatctgtttgcatatgtagatgcaagactcaaacagatcaaagggactcggagaccctttggaggcatgtcagtcattgctgtcggagacttctatcagctacccccagtgcgacagtctaaacctctctgtgtgcacgacccgtctgagatcgacctgtggcgggagcattttcagatgatcactctgactgagattatgcgtcagaaagatgatgttgTCTTTGCAGAGATGCTGAACAGAATTCGTGTGAAAGGAAAGTTGGATGAGCTTTGCGAAGCAGATAGAAATTTGTTGTCACAGGCCATAACTGAACCAGCCCATTGTCCAACTGATGCgttgcacatttttgcaactaataaagaagtggatgcacacaactctgcaacactggctctgctccacactcatatcattgacatccatgcagatgattatagaaaagatcctagaactggcagaatggcacttcaagacagaccgttgaaaggaggtaaaaacgagttaccagacacactgaaagttgcagaaggagctcgtgtcatgctcaccagaaacattgacatacaaaatggtttggttaatggagcttttggaatactacttagagtagttcactctgaaaacgaccaacacatcatcaagcttggacttaaaatggataatgagacatctggaaagaataaccgcacaccagcagacgacatggtgtacattgagagagcagaggagaatctgaagcagaaaggagtggtacgaagacagttcccagtgaagctggcctttgcatgtacaatacataaggtacagggtatgacaactacatcagctgttgtctctcttaagagcatttttgagcccggcatggcctacgtagctgtcagtagagtgacgtctctcagtggactgtatcttcttgatatggaagagaaaaaaatattcaccaacccagaaatcactgcagcgcttgagaacatgagacaagccaaccttgatgacatgatgcctcttctacacgtgaggcaaacactgagcaggtcagaggttttcaccattgttcatcataatacagagggactgccagctcacattaatgacatcaaaagtcaccatgaattgtgtctagcagatgttttgtgcctaacagaaacacacctgcggggctcttttgtcgcagagagtctccacttggaaaattacaatttgttcaaacgcaacagacacctgtcctacacaaactttccccagatggcaaacagaagtggtggtggagttgctgtttatgtgaaaagtgacattcaagtgcatgaaaaacagtacatccataatgtaactgaccttgaatttctggctttaaaggttgaagcaccagtcagtgctctgattgcagttgtatacagacctccagactacactctgaggccattcctgaaaaacctg agctga